The nucleotide sequence GAATGTCGCCAAACTCAAGGTGACCTACACGAGTTTTTCGGATGAAAACCACAAATCGGTCGCGCTATCGGCATTAAGTCGGGGCCTCAGATTCGCGCTTCAGACTTCTCAGGTGAAGAGCGATGGCCCGTAAAGGCCACGGGCCGGACTAAATACAGCCACCCTGAATAGATGTGGATGGGTGGTCTGCAGCTGTCTATCCTTGGCGGAGCAAGAGTGGTGTCCGACCAAGGACAAATATCTTAACAAGTATGGCTGAGAAGTCGGCGGAACGGCTGGCGTGCCAATTTTTTCCGCTCCCGGGAAATCGAAACGCAACCAAATCTCCACGCTGGTGGCCGCGATAGGCCGTTAGTAGCCTGTATTTGGACAATAAGTTTGGCTGCGAAAAACCGTAATGATTGGCCAATGCGACATCCTTGATCGGGGTTTCACCCATCCGTAGAACCCTTAAGATTGGCCATCATTAACACGCGCGCCAATATGATTGGCCATGGTATTCTTCTTCTCGAGGGAAAGCTCAGAAACCGAATTGAATATAGGGAACTGCTTAGGCGGTTAAAGGTGTGAGTTATTCTGGGAACCGCCCGGTGCCCGTGGAATCGCGATTTATGCCTACTCAGAAAGCGCCGTTACCGAGATAAAGCTGATATCAATCAGTTCGTTTACCTGGCTGAGATAGAATTAATCCCTGATTTCCCCACGGAAGCGTACATGTGTAGTCGGATCGCCAAGTCATGCTACTGGTGCCTTCTGGCAAATAAAGGTTGTGGCTCGGCACATCATAGTTGTGCCTCAGGGATCCCCACGCCCCTCCCACGATGCCTACCCTGCATTGGATCGATTATACGATCATTGGTTCATACCTGGCCCTCTCCTTGGGCATCGGCATAGCCATGACCCGGCGGGCCGGGCGCAGCACTGAGAACTACTTTCTCGGCGGCCGCTCGATGCCCTGGTGGGTCAACGGCATCTCGCTAGCCGCCACGAGCTTTGCCTCGGACACGCCCTTGGTGGTTACCGAAATGGTGCGCGGCCGCGGCTTGCAACGGCTGTGGTGGCTGTTTGCCGGGGTGCTGGCCCTGACTGTGGCGGTTTACCTTTTTTCCCGGCTTTGGCGCCGGTTGGAAGCGATGACCGATGCGGAGTTTTGCGAGTTGCGCTACGACGGCCGGCCCGCGGCGGTTCTCCGCGGAGTTCGCGCCTTCATGAGCGGCGTGGTGGGCAATCTCATCACCATGGCCTGGGTAACCCTCGGCATGGCCAGCATCATCACGGTCATGATGCCCGTGGACAAATGGACCGCCGTCGGTCTCGCGATGGGCGTAACCCTGATTTACACGATGTTCGGCGGCTTTTTCAGCGCCGTGCTGACCGATGTGTTCCAATTCGTGATCGCCGTCGGCGCCATGCTGCTGCTGGCCGTGATGGCCGTGTGGCAGTTTGGCGGCATGGCGGCCGTGCTGGACGCCGTCCGCGCCTCGCCCGCACATGGCGAGCGAACCTTGGCCCTCTTTCCGGACTTCACCCATGGCAATCTCGATCTCGCCTGTTTCCTGATCCTGATCGGACTGTGGTGGACCGACTCCGGGGCCTATGTCACGCAACGCATGAGCGCCTGCCGCAACGAGCGGGACGCCGCGAAGGCCATGATGTTTTTCGCCCTCTGGCAGGCGATCCGCCCGTGGATGTGGGCCGTCGTGGCGCTGGTCTCGATTGCGCTGTTCCCGGTCCTGACCCCGCCGCTCAATGACACCTCGGCCTATCCGCTGGTCATGAACCATTATCTCGGGATCGGCCTGCGCGGCCTGCTGATCACCGCATTTCTCGGGGCCTTCATGTCCACCATCACCACCCAGCTCAACTGGGGGGCCTCCTACCTGATGCAGGATGGTTATTGCCGGTTTTTCCGCCCGCAGGCCCCGGAGCGCGAGCGCGTTTTGGTTTCCCGGGTGATGACCGTGGTGCTTGCCATCGCGGGCATCGGGCTCACTCCGCTGCTCACCTCCGTGACCGAGGCGTGGGAATTTCTCGCGCTGCTCATGGCGGGCGGTGGCATCATCGGCGTCTTCCGCTGGTTTTGGTGGCGGATGAACGCCTGGACCGAACTCACGGCCATGGGCTCCGGGCTGGCCTGCGCCCTGTTCAATATTGGGCTCCAGCTCATGGCCCCCCGCCTGCCCGTGTTCGGCCTCGCGTGGGCAGACTGGCGATTCGAACTGAAGCTCTTGTTGTTCACCGTGGTCGCTCTCACGGCCAGCGCGGCCGCCACCTACGCGACCCGCCCGGTCGCCATGGAAAAGCTTCGTACCTTCAACCGGAAGGTCCGGCCCGGCGGCTGGTGGGCCCCGGTGGAAAAAGGCGAGAATCTGAGCCAGTTGCCCCCGCCCGTCCTAACCCGGCGGACGGCGCTCGATGTTGTCGGCGGCATGGCCCTGTGCCTCGGCACCACGGTCGGCATCGGCTTTGCGGTGCTCCTGCGCCCCGGTCTGTCCGCCCTGGCGTTCACCGTCGCCTTGGGGGGAGCTGTGGCGGTTTATCGCTGGTTCCAACGCGACAAACTCTTCACGGATGCCCGGACCCCTTGACCGCGCCCCTTCCTTTTCGCAACGCCGACCTGCCGCTGGCCGAGCGGATCGAGGACCTGCTCGCCCGGCTCTCGCTGGCGGAGAAAATCGGGCAGTTGATGCACGACAATCCCGCGGTGCCGCGCCTGGGCTTGCCCGCCTATAACTGGTGGAACGAGGGCTGCCACGGCGTTGGGCGCAACGGCCGCGCCACCGTCTTCCCCCAGGCCATTGCCCTCGGGGCCACGTTTGATCGCGAGTTGGTCCGCCGCATCGCTGACACCATCGCCACGGAAGCGAGGGCCAAGCACCACGCGGCCGCTCGGGCGCAGGACGGCGCGACCCAACAGTATCAGGGCCTGACCTTCTGGGCGCCGAACATCAACCTCTACCGCGACCCGCGTTGGGGCCGCGGCCAGGAAACGTTTGGCGAGGACCCGGTGCTCACCGGCGAACTCGGCGCGGCTTTCGTCCAAGGCCTCCAAGGCGACCACCCCCATTACTTGAAAACTGCGGCCTGCGCCAAGCATTTGGCCGTCCACAGCGGCCCGGAATCCCAGCGCCACGGTTTCAACGCCCGGGTCAGCGACCGTGATCTGCGAGAGTCCTACCTGCCCCATTTCGAGCGACTGGTCCGGGCGGGGGTCGAGGCCGTGATGGGCGCCTATAATCGGACCAACGGCGAGCCCTGCTGCGCCAGCGCGAACCTGCAACGCATCCTGCGCGAGGAGTGGGGCTTTACCGGCCACTTTGTCTCCGACTGTGGCGCCGTGGATGACTTCCATCGCGGCCACCAAGTCACCCCCGGGCCGGTGGAGTCCGCCGCGCTCGCCCTGCACCATGGGTGCGATCTCAATTGCGGCTGCACCTACCATGACCTCGCCGAGGCGCTGCGTCGTCAGCTCGTGACCGAAGCCGAGATCGACCGCTCGCTCCGGCGCTTGCTGCGCACGAAATTTCGCCTGGGTTTGTTTGATCCGCCGGAGCGCGTTCCCGGCGCGACCACGCCCCTCGCGGTGGTGAATTCCGCGGCTCATCGCACCGTCGCCCGTCGGGCGGCGGTGAACTCCATCGTCCTGCTCAAGAACAACGGCCTGCTTCCCCTCGCTTCCTCGGTCCGCAACCTGATGGTGGTCGGTCCGGGCGCGGCCAGCGTGGATGCCCTGCTCGGCAATTATTTCGGCCTCAACCCCCAACTCGTCACCTTGGTCGAGGGTCTCACCGCACGGGCTCCCGAAGGCTGCCGGGTCGGCTACAGCCCGGGCTGCCTGCCCGACGATGCCAGCACCCCGCCGTCACCCGCAGCCATCTATGAGTGTTCCTGCGCGGATGTAACCATCGCCGTGCTCGGCACCTTGCCGGTCTACGAAGGCGAAGAAGGCGATGCTTTTGCCTCACGCGCCGCCGGTGATCGCCCGGCGATCGAGCTCAGCGAGAGCCAGCGGCTCTTCCTCGCGAAATTGCGGGCCAACCAGAAGCCCGTCGTGCTCATCCTCACGGGCGGCGGCGCCATCGCCTGTCCCGAGGCCCACGAGTGGTGCGACGCGATCCTGCACGTCTGGTATCCCGGCTGTGAAGGCGGGCATGCCGTGGCGGAGGTGCTGTTCGGGGATGCCGAGCCCGGCGGGCGCCTGCCCGTGACTGTGCCGCGCGCCACGGTGGATTTACCGCCGTTCGAAGATTACGCGATGGCCGGCCGCACCTACCGTTTCGCCACCAAGCCACCGCTCTACCCCTTCGGCTATGGCTTGGGTTACACGACCTGGGCACTGGCCGACCTCCTATGCCAGCCCGCGGCGGTCGGATCCGCTGAGCCGATTGAAGCCAGTGTGCTCATCCGCAACACCGGCACCCGCCTCGGCCGCACCGTGATCCAGTTTTATGTATCGCCTCCACCCGGCGGCGGCGGACCCGACGTGAAGCTGGTTGATTTCGCCACGCTGGAACTGGCGCCGGGCACCGTCACGCGCGTGGCCGGCCGACTGCCCGCAGCCACCTGGAGCGTGCATGGCGAAGACGGAAGGCCGCGGCATACCCCGGGTGATTGGCAAATCATCGCCGCTTTCGCCGCACCCGTGGACCGTGCCCGGGAATTGGGCGTGCCCGCCCCGCTGCGTAAACATGTAGATGTGACCTGACCGCCTGCAGGCTGCCCGACTGACGACTTGCCCCTTCACTGTTCCTCGGCGAGCGGGTCAATTAGCGGCGATCAATATCTGGCTTCTTACCGGCCCGGCCGATTCCAGATCTTCAGGTTCCGGAAACGCATCTTGGTTCCATACATGAGGCGCAGGGCCACCCGCCCCCGGTCGAGCACCGGGCCGCTGTGGGTGTCCGGATCGTCCATCATATCGAACACCCAAACCCCGTCGATCGCGCCGCGCAGACGATTGCCTTCCTGCACGAAAAGCAGGCGATGCCATTCGTTGAGCGCCAGCGGCGCCTGGGAGGACATCGCCAGCGGCCTCATCCACGGGTTTTTCACCAGGACCTGCGTGGCCAGATCGCCGCGCACATCCACGGCGTGGCGGAAATATTCCCAGTGATAGTTGCGCACGCGGTCGGCAATGATGGTGTCCATCGAGCCGCTGGTGCGCGGGAGATGATCGGCCAGAAAATCCTCGCGCTGCATGCCGCTGGCTTGAACGACGAGCAGGGCCAGCCCCGTCGTCTGCTCCGGCCGGAACTCGAATTCCACCGCGAGGTCGCCCTCGAAAACGTCGGGACTCCAGAAATACACCCGCGACTCGGTGTTGACCGCATCCGGCGTCTGCAGCAGCAGTCCTTCCGGTGTGATTTTGCGTTCCTTCAGCACGAACGGCTCCTGCATGCAGCCCTGCTGGTGCCAGCCGGTGAAGTCGCCGCTGCCTGTCAGGGCGCGATCGTAGGCGAAGTTCCATCCGGGGCCAGGCTGCCAATCCGCCGGCTGCGCGGGTTGCACGGTGAACAGGCGCCGGAGTTCGTCATTTACCGCGACACTTTTTGTCGTGGGGTCGGCGTCATACCGCCGGGCAATTTCAGCGGCGGAAATCTCCTCGGCCTCCGCCTCGAATCCGGCGAAGGCCATCGCGGTGTTGCCCAGATAGAGGGTGTCACCCGCGGGATCGCAGTGGAACGGATAACTTGTCGTGGCGCAGAGAATGCCATTCACATAAACGCGAAACCGGCTGGCGGGCTTGTCCCAGGTAAACACCAGCTGATACCACGTGCCCCGGCGCAGCGGCAGATGCTCGACCGGCACATACGGCGTCACGCCGAAGTCAGCGGCCGTGTTGCCCGCCGCGCCCTGCTTGAACTTGGCGATCATCTGCGGGTGCCACTGACTCTGCCAATACCAGGCAAAGACTGACTTGGCCGGATCGTTGCCGGGCAGGCCATCCGACAACAGGGCATAGCGCTGCCAGTGCGGATCCTTGCGCGCGACATGCTCCAAGGGCGGCGAGACGGTCAAGGTCTCCAGGGGCGATACCCATAAGGTAAACGACCCGCGCTCGCCCTGCTGCACCGCACACGGAATCTGCAGTGAAGTGGACAGGCTCAGCGGCTGATACCCGCGCCGGCCGGCGATATCCACAAACCGATAGGGCCCGGCCACCACCGCCGGGCGATTCGCGGGGGTGGACAAGAAGTCGCCGGCCAGCGGCACCGCTATCCGCTCCGCGCCCGGAGCGACCGCGGTCAGGAGAAGAGCGGCGGCAACCATCAATCGCGAATCGCGGATGAGCATGGGATCAGGACCGGGGTTCGGATGCGACGGACAAGACCGCGTTAAAGGCCGGCTTGGGCTGCAGGTTGCGATCAAAGAGCAGCGGATGATTGGTCCGGCCCTTGACCGGCCAGTTGTTCAGCCAGGATTTGCCGTCGTGCAGATTCCAAAACGTCACCCGGTCCACGAGGTCATGATGCTTGCGCAGCAGGGCGAACAGCCGCGCATATTGTTCGGCCTGCCGCTGAAGCAACTCCGGCGGGGCCACCGACCAGCCGAGATTGGTCGTGGTCGGTTCCTCTTTTTGGGCGGTGTCGGCACCCCACACACTGCGCTCCACCAGGTCGAGATCCAACTCGGTGATCATGACCTTGACCCCGAGCGCACGGAACGCGGTGAGCGACCGGTCAATGTCGTCGTAGGGAATGCGATCGAGCTGCAGATGCAGCTGCATCCCGATGCCGTCCACCCGGAGGCCGCGGGCCTGGAGGTCCCTGATCAGGCGGAGGGTTTTCTCGCGCTTGTGGGGATACTCGTTGCCGTAGTCGTTGAAATAGAGCTCGGCGTCGGGATCGGCCTCATGGGCAAACTCAAAGGCTTTCGCGATGTAGTCGTCGCCCACCAGCTGCTGCCACTTGTTGGGGCGAAGATATTCCTCCGGCTTGTCCGAAAGGCCCTCGTTGACCACGTCCCAGCCCTTGATCCGGCCCTTGAAATGTCCGACGACTGCGTGGATGTGCGCGCGCAGGCGCTTGAGCAGCAACTCGCGTGCGGCCGGCTTGTCGCCGTCGAGAAAGAACCAGTCGGGAGTGCTCTGGTGCCACGCCAAAGTATGGCCGATGACCGGCAGATTGTGCTGCTGGGCGAACGCGACCAGCGCGTCCCCCTCATCAAACGTGAACACCCCTTCCTGCGGCTGGACCCGGGCAGGCTTGAGGTTGTTTTCCGAGGTGATGACGCTGAACTCCCGGTGAATGAGGGCCCGTTCCGCCTCGTTGAAACTGCTCATGCTGCCCAGCGCGACCCCGACGGCAAAATCCGCCCGGAACGCGTCCTTAAGGGTGACCGGTTCGGCGGCGAAACCCGGTAGGGCCAGGGCCAGGACGAGGAGACAGGTCGGGAATGATCGATGATCAGGATTCATGTTGGTTGAGGTTAGGCTGCGGGCACGCAGAGGTTGTCGGTTCAGCGAGCAAGTTTCAGAGGGCGGCGGCTTCGCGCCAGGCTTGGGCCATGAGCTGGTGGCCCAAGGGCGAGGGATGCACACCATCGGCGGCCAGCTCGGCCGCGGAATAGCGCTGCCGGGCCACCTCAAACATTGCCTGGTAAGGCACAAAGGCGGCGCCAAATTCCTGCGCCAGTTGCCGCACCACTCCGGCCCGCTCGTGCAGCTCAGCTAGCCAGGCGTCCTTGAATTCACCGCCGGGCAGCGCGAACGGTTCCCCGAGCACCAACCGAACTCCGGGGCGGACGTGGCGGGTCTCCACTAGAATCCGGCGGTAATGTTCGGCATACCGGACCACCGGGATGCCGTTGCCATTCAGATGCTGATGCCAGGTATCGTTCACCCCGACCAAAATGCTGACCAGGTCCGGCTGGAGCGCCAGGGCGTCCGGGGCCCAGCGCGCCTGCAGGTCGCTGCTGCGGTCGCCGCTGATGCCCCGATTGAGAAACCGCCAGCCGGCGCCGGGATTTTCCGCCAGCAGATCCCCGGCCAGGCGCCCGACATAGCCGGCCCCGAGGGCCGCCGGATCGTTGGGGCCGGGACGCGTGCGGTCGCGCAGGCAGTCGGTGATGGAATCGCCTTGGAACAGCAGCACGGCGCCGCGGGGCATTGGACTGGGTCGTTTCGGAGCCGAGACAACGGTCATGGCGGGAGAGAAGGCTTATTTTGGGGCTGCCAGAGGGACT is from Lacunisphaera limnophila and encodes:
- a CDS encoding sodium:solute symporter family protein yields the protein MPTLHWIDYTIIGSYLALSLGIGIAMTRRAGRSTENYFLGGRSMPWWVNGISLAATSFASDTPLVVTEMVRGRGLQRLWWLFAGVLALTVAVYLFSRLWRRLEAMTDAEFCELRYDGRPAAVLRGVRAFMSGVVGNLITMAWVTLGMASIITVMMPVDKWTAVGLAMGVTLIYTMFGGFFSAVLTDVFQFVIAVGAMLLLAVMAVWQFGGMAAVLDAVRASPAHGERTLALFPDFTHGNLDLACFLILIGLWWTDSGAYVTQRMSACRNERDAAKAMMFFALWQAIRPWMWAVVALVSIALFPVLTPPLNDTSAYPLVMNHYLGIGLRGLLITAFLGAFMSTITTQLNWGASYLMQDGYCRFFRPQAPERERVLVSRVMTVVLAIAGIGLTPLLTSVTEAWEFLALLMAGGGIIGVFRWFWWRMNAWTELTAMGSGLACALFNIGLQLMAPRLPVFGLAWADWRFELKLLLFTVVALTASAAATYATRPVAMEKLRTFNRKVRPGGWWAPVEKGENLSQLPPPVLTRRTALDVVGGMALCLGTTVGIGFAVLLRPGLSALAFTVALGGAVAVYRWFQRDKLFTDARTP
- a CDS encoding glycoside hydrolase family 3 C-terminal domain-containing protein, which codes for MTAPLPFRNADLPLAERIEDLLARLSLAEKIGQLMHDNPAVPRLGLPAYNWWNEGCHGVGRNGRATVFPQAIALGATFDRELVRRIADTIATEARAKHHAAARAQDGATQQYQGLTFWAPNINLYRDPRWGRGQETFGEDPVLTGELGAAFVQGLQGDHPHYLKTAACAKHLAVHSGPESQRHGFNARVSDRDLRESYLPHFERLVRAGVEAVMGAYNRTNGEPCCASANLQRILREEWGFTGHFVSDCGAVDDFHRGHQVTPGPVESAALALHHGCDLNCGCTYHDLAEALRRQLVTEAEIDRSLRRLLRTKFRLGLFDPPERVPGATTPLAVVNSAAHRTVARRAAVNSIVLLKNNGLLPLASSVRNLMVVGPGAASVDALLGNYFGLNPQLVTLVEGLTARAPEGCRVGYSPGCLPDDASTPPSPAAIYECSCADVTIAVLGTLPVYEGEEGDAFASRAAGDRPAIELSESQRLFLAKLRANQKPVVLILTGGGAIACPEAHEWCDAILHVWYPGCEGGHAVAEVLFGDAEPGGRLPVTVPRATVDLPPFEDYAMAGRTYRFATKPPLYPFGYGLGYTTWALADLLCQPAAVGSAEPIEASVLIRNTGTRLGRTVIQFYVSPPPGGGGPDVKLVDFATLELAPGTVTRVAGRLPAATWSVHGEDGRPRHTPGDWQIIAAFAAPVDRARELGVPAPLRKHVDVT
- a CDS encoding DUF1961 family protein; this translates as MLIRDSRLMVAAALLLTAVAPGAERIAVPLAGDFLSTPANRPAVVAGPYRFVDIAGRRGYQPLSLSTSLQIPCAVQQGERGSFTLWVSPLETLTVSPPLEHVARKDPHWQRYALLSDGLPGNDPAKSVFAWYWQSQWHPQMIAKFKQGAAGNTAADFGVTPYVPVEHLPLRRGTWYQLVFTWDKPASRFRVYVNGILCATTSYPFHCDPAGDTLYLGNTAMAFAGFEAEAEEISAAEIARRYDADPTTKSVAVNDELRRLFTVQPAQPADWQPGPGWNFAYDRALTGSGDFTGWHQQGCMQEPFVLKERKITPEGLLLQTPDAVNTESRVYFWSPDVFEGDLAVEFEFRPEQTTGLALLVVQASGMQREDFLADHLPRTSGSMDTIIADRVRNYHWEYFRHAVDVRGDLATQVLVKNPWMRPLAMSSQAPLALNEWHRLLFVQEGNRLRGAIDGVWVFDMMDDPDTHSGPVLDRGRVALRLMYGTKMRFRNLKIWNRPGR
- a CDS encoding endo-1,4-beta-xylanase, with translation MNPDHRSFPTCLLVLALALPGFAAEPVTLKDAFRADFAVGVALGSMSSFNEAERALIHREFSVITSENNLKPARVQPQEGVFTFDEGDALVAFAQQHNLPVIGHTLAWHQSTPDWFFLDGDKPAARELLLKRLRAHIHAVVGHFKGRIKGWDVVNEGLSDKPEEYLRPNKWQQLVGDDYIAKAFEFAHEADPDAELYFNDYGNEYPHKREKTLRLIRDLQARGLRVDGIGMQLHLQLDRIPYDDIDRSLTAFRALGVKVMITELDLDLVERSVWGADTAQKEEPTTTNLGWSVAPPELLQRQAEQYARLFALLRKHHDLVDRVTFWNLHDGKSWLNNWPVKGRTNHPLLFDRNLQPKPAFNAVLSVASEPRS
- a CDS encoding SGNH/GDSL hydrolase family protein, yielding MTVVSAPKRPSPMPRGAVLLFQGDSITDCLRDRTRPGPNDPAALGAGYVGRLAGDLLAENPGAGWRFLNRGISGDRSSDLQARWAPDALALQPDLVSILVGVNDTWHQHLNGNGIPVVRYAEHYRRILVETRHVRPGVRLVLGEPFALPGGEFKDAWLAELHERAGVVRQLAQEFGAAFVPYQAMFEVARQRYSAAELAADGVHPSPLGHQLMAQAWREAAAL